The following proteins are co-located in the Fimbriiglobus ruber genome:
- a CDS encoding DUF1552 domain-containing protein, with protein sequence MKPHVSRRTALKGLGTVVALPWLESLASAAAPVAAPVGTGTQAAGSAVIRRAAFLYMPNGVNMQYWVPKEEGKLGTLPEILQPLEPFKDHLNVLTNLALDKAKPNGDGPGDHARAMSAFLTGRQPRKTYGADIRVGTSADQHIAAAVGDHTRFSSLELGIERGQQAGNCDSGYSCAYSSNLSWRSESTPNAKEVDPKLVFDRLFGGYDSKEQSEARAKRDLYNKSILDFVSEDTKALGSRLGQGDQRKLDEYLTAVREIEQRIEKMRRAAVDRKPIPKPNVPEPAGIPSKDVAEHIRLMCDMMVLAFQTDLTRVVTLPFANDGSNRPYPFIGVPEGHHDLSHHGRDSKKLEKIKKINTFYATQLAYLLGKMKAVKEANGSTLLDNVMLVYGSGIGDGDRHNHDDLPILFMGKGGGSVEAGRHLKYPKDTPLMNLYLSIFDRMGAPVERFGDSTGRLKI encoded by the coding sequence ATGAAGCCCCACGTATCTCGTCGGACCGCTCTCAAGGGATTGGGTACCGTCGTGGCCCTTCCCTGGCTCGAATCCCTCGCGTCGGCCGCGGCGCCGGTGGCCGCCCCCGTCGGGACGGGAACGCAAGCCGCCGGTTCGGCGGTGATCCGTCGGGCCGCGTTCTTGTACATGCCCAACGGCGTGAACATGCAATACTGGGTGCCGAAGGAAGAAGGCAAGCTCGGTACGCTGCCCGAAATCCTTCAGCCCCTGGAGCCGTTCAAGGACCACCTGAACGTCCTGACCAACCTCGCGCTGGACAAGGCCAAGCCGAACGGCGACGGCCCCGGCGACCACGCCCGAGCCATGTCCGCCTTCCTCACCGGTCGTCAACCGCGGAAGACCTACGGGGCGGACATCCGCGTCGGCACGTCGGCCGACCAGCACATCGCCGCCGCGGTCGGGGATCACACCCGGTTCTCGTCGCTCGAACTCGGGATTGAGCGCGGCCAGCAGGCCGGGAACTGCGACTCGGGGTATAGCTGCGCGTACTCCTCGAACCTTTCCTGGCGGTCGGAATCGACGCCGAACGCGAAGGAAGTCGACCCGAAACTCGTGTTCGACCGCCTGTTCGGCGGGTACGACTCGAAAGAACAGAGTGAAGCTCGGGCGAAGCGAGACCTCTACAACAAGAGCATTCTCGACTTCGTTTCGGAAGACACGAAAGCCCTCGGCAGCCGGCTCGGACAGGGCGACCAGCGCAAGCTCGACGAATACCTGACCGCCGTCCGGGAGATCGAACAGCGCATCGAGAAGATGCGGAGGGCGGCGGTGGACCGAAAGCCGATCCCGAAGCCGAACGTGCCGGAACCGGCGGGGATTCCGTCGAAGGACGTGGCCGAACACATCCGTCTCATGTGCGACATGATGGTCCTCGCGTTCCAGACGGACCTGACCCGGGTCGTCACGCTGCCGTTCGCCAACGACGGGAGCAACCGGCCGTACCCGTTCATCGGCGTCCCGGAAGGCCACCACGACCTGTCGCACCACGGCCGCGATTCCAAGAAGCTCGAAAAGATCAAGAAGATCAACACCTTCTACGCGACGCAACTCGCTTACCTACTCGGCAAAATGAAGGCGGTCAAGGAAGCCAACGGTTCGACGCTTCTCGACAACGTCATGCTCGTGTACGGAAGCGGGATCGGCGACGGCGACCGCCACAACCACGACGACTTGCCGATCTTGTTCATGGGCAAGGGCGGCGGCAGCGTGGAAGCCGGCCGGCACCTGAAGTACCCAAAAGACACGCCACTGATGAACCTGTACCTCTCGATCTTCGACCGGATGGGTGCCCCGGTCGAGCGGTTCGGCGACAGCACGGGCCGCTTGAAGATCTGA
- a CDS encoding DUF1592 domain-containing protein, which translates to MAGSIRMPMARGATVPFYFVVAIGLSVLIVGGLIESPSQVTARPEPAAKPTDPVYEKQILPLLTKYCNGCHNAQKSSGGLALDTLTTEAIARKDRKTWVAVEKVLATGEMPPKKKPQPTKEERELLAGWIEKNFTKLNCTGPQDPGHVTLRRLNRTEYNNTVRDLCGVTIKPADDFPSDDVGYGFDNIGDVLSLPPILLEKYLAAADQVLDAAIMPIATTIAVNIPRALEVVPKSAKVVKADERRPKIILTTEGSASVENYACPATAEYTIRVRAWGRSEGGVEPNMSVRLDGKEIKTFHPPEKTKPLETRLTIGAGNHKITAAFTNPSDPKTLGDKQPRAVGIESIDIDGPIGTVIDMRSQSAKLMLVAMPAGKEDTAVAARKVLANFARRAYRRPVKPEEVDRLMKLFALAESKGEPFHRAIRLPLKAVLVSPNFLFRVEDDPTGGAGVRDLNDFEFAARLSYFLWSSMPDEQLFEIAGRGELQKPAVLKAQIARMLKDDKSGALVENFAGQWLQLRNLRSLSPDTGTFKSWDEPLRAAMIRETELFFEHIVKNDRNVLEFLDANYTFVNERLAKHYGIKGVSGREFRQVKFENTRRGGIVTQASVLTVTSNPTRTSPVKRGKWVLENVLGVQPPPPAPDVPELPPVGQLKGTLRQQMEQHRANASCATCHSKLDPLGFGLENFDGIGGWRDQDNKQPIDSTGVLPDGGKFDGPAELRKVLLGKSDQFRACLAEKLLTFALGRGLEYYDKCAINEIVTKLKTNDDHFSALVFAIAESDAFRKRAVKRSE; encoded by the coding sequence ATGGCAGGTTCGATTCGCATGCCAATGGCCCGCGGTGCCACGGTTCCGTTTTATTTCGTCGTGGCAATTGGTCTTTCCGTCCTGATCGTGGGAGGGTTGATCGAGAGCCCCAGCCAGGTGACCGCGCGCCCGGAACCCGCCGCCAAGCCGACAGACCCGGTTTATGAGAAGCAAATCCTGCCGCTTCTCACGAAATACTGCAACGGCTGCCACAACGCTCAAAAGTCTTCGGGCGGGCTCGCTCTGGACACCCTGACGACCGAGGCCATCGCCCGGAAGGATCGGAAAACCTGGGTGGCCGTTGAAAAGGTTCTCGCGACCGGGGAAATGCCGCCCAAGAAAAAGCCACAGCCCACCAAAGAAGAACGAGAGTTGCTCGCCGGGTGGATTGAAAAGAACTTCACGAAATTGAATTGCACCGGACCGCAAGACCCGGGTCACGTAACACTCCGGCGGCTCAATCGCACGGAATACAACAACACCGTCCGCGATCTTTGCGGTGTCACCATCAAGCCGGCCGACGACTTCCCCTCGGACGACGTCGGGTACGGCTTCGACAACATCGGCGACGTTCTTTCCCTCCCGCCGATCCTGCTCGAAAAGTACCTGGCGGCCGCCGATCAGGTTCTCGACGCGGCGATCATGCCCATCGCGACGACGATCGCGGTGAATATCCCGCGGGCTCTCGAAGTCGTCCCCAAGTCGGCCAAGGTCGTCAAAGCGGACGAGCGACGTCCCAAAATCATTCTCACCACGGAGGGCTCGGCCTCTGTCGAGAATTACGCCTGTCCGGCGACGGCCGAGTACACGATTCGTGTCCGGGCCTGGGGTCGGAGCGAGGGGGGAGTTGAGCCGAATATGTCTGTGCGGCTCGACGGTAAAGAGATCAAGACGTTCCACCCGCCCGAAAAGACCAAGCCGCTCGAAACCCGACTCACGATCGGGGCCGGTAATCACAAAATTACCGCCGCCTTCACGAACCCCTCAGACCCCAAAACTCTGGGGGATAAGCAGCCCCGTGCGGTCGGCATCGAATCGATCGACATCGACGGCCCGATCGGCACCGTGATCGACATGAGATCCCAGTCGGCGAAACTGATGCTGGTCGCGATGCCCGCCGGCAAGGAAGATACGGCCGTCGCCGCCCGCAAGGTTCTCGCGAACTTCGCCCGCCGGGCCTACCGCCGGCCGGTCAAGCCGGAAGAAGTCGATCGTCTGATGAAACTGTTCGCACTCGCCGAGTCGAAGGGCGAACCGTTCCACCGAGCGATCCGTCTGCCGCTCAAAGCCGTACTCGTTTCACCGAACTTCCTTTTCCGCGTCGAAGACGACCCGACGGGCGGGGCCGGTGTTCGCGATCTCAACGACTTTGAATTCGCCGCCCGACTGTCGTACTTCCTCTGGTCCTCGATGCCGGACGAGCAGTTGTTTGAAATCGCCGGACGCGGGGAGTTGCAAAAGCCTGCCGTACTGAAGGCGCAAATCGCCCGCATGCTCAAGGACGACAAGAGCGGCGCCCTGGTCGAAAACTTCGCCGGGCAGTGGCTCCAACTGCGAAACCTGCGTTCGCTGAGCCCCGACACCGGCACGTTTAAAAGCTGGGACGAACCGCTCCGGGCCGCCATGATCCGCGAGACGGAGTTGTTTTTTGAACACATTGTCAAGAACGACCGCAACGTCTTGGAATTCCTCGACGCCAACTATACCTTCGTGAACGAGCGGCTCGCGAAGCATTACGGAATCAAGGGCGTCAGCGGACGCGAGTTCCGCCAGGTGAAGTTTGAAAACACGCGCCGCGGTGGGATCGTCACGCAGGCCAGCGTACTCACCGTGACCTCGAACCCGACCCGGACGTCGCCGGTCAAGCGCGGCAAATGGGTTCTCGAAAACGTCCTCGGCGTCCAACCGCCGCCCCCGGCCCCGGACGTCCCCGAACTTCCGCCCGTGGGTCAGTTGAAAGGCACGCTCCGGCAACAGATGGAACAGCACCGCGCCAACGCCTCGTGCGCGACCTGCCACTCCAAACTCGACCCCCTCGGATTCGGGTTGGAGAACTTCGACGGTATCGGCGGGTGGCGAGACCAGGACAACAAGCAACCGATCGATTCGACGGGCGTACTGCCCGACGGGGGCAAGTTCGATGGGCCGGCGGAACTCCGGAAGGTCTTGCTGGGCAAGTCCGATCAATTTCGCGCGTGCCTGGCCGAAAAACTGCTAACGTTCGCCCTGGGTCGTGGACTAGAATACTACGACAAATGTGCCATCAATGAAATCGTAACGAAACTGAAGACCAACGACGACCACTTTTCCGCCCTGGTTTTCGCGATCGCCGAGAGCGACGCGTTCCGGAAGCGGGCAGTCAAGCGGAGTGAATAG
- a CDS encoding FKBP-type peptidyl-prolyl cis-trans isomerase — protein sequence MDQYRFRPQLSEMEGRITPAVTADVGPAIQRQLDTTAEVQWLYQNLNTVGVFNATSTLATVMPSVYQQSNIDTGILQAFYNQIQTIAETTPATLGYLAPFLAQTQVAIESAQANAAYAGFLALYTGDTTQALNPTQTITFALTTPVTFSSTPIALTATGGGSGNPVTFSVVSGPATISGSQLTTTGVGTVVVQADEAGGGPYTAAPPVQQTLVVNQASQTIAFTLPSSTVDLGVSPIDLSSAATGGASGNPVTYSVVSGPGTISGNTLTVNGTGSIVVEADQAGNTNYAAATPVQQTLTVQASGTLLPQTITFSLSSPVTTAASPITLSATGGASAEPVTFSVVSGPATVSGNQLTLTGTGSVVVEADQAGDGTTYAAATPVQQTLVVNPAPAIVSSIPTVPTSSPAVTLADGTRYNDVQVGSGTAVAAGAQVTVYYTGWLASNGTEFDSNVTAGVESGNPKTTQFTLTTGSGGVIQGFIDGIVGMQPGGIRDIYMPAANAYGSTGSGSSIPPNSDLVFEVQLVSSP from the coding sequence ATGGATCAGTACCGTTTTCGCCCCCAATTATCGGAAATGGAAGGGCGGATAACACCAGCCGTGACGGCGGATGTGGGTCCGGCGATTCAGCGTCAGCTGGACACAACCGCGGAAGTGCAGTGGCTCTATCAAAATCTCAATACGGTCGGGGTGTTTAACGCCACCAGCACCCTCGCCACCGTCATGCCCTCGGTCTACCAGCAGAGCAACATCGATACGGGTATCCTCCAGGCTTTCTATAACCAAATTCAAACCATCGCAGAAACTACGCCCGCGACGCTCGGTTACCTCGCGCCGTTCCTGGCCCAGACGCAAGTGGCGATCGAGTCCGCCCAGGCGAACGCAGCCTACGCGGGCTTTTTGGCTCTGTACACCGGCGACACCACCCAGGCACTGAATCCGACCCAAACCATCACCTTCGCGCTCACGACCCCGGTCACTTTCAGCTCGACGCCGATTGCGCTGACCGCAACCGGTGGGGGTTCTGGGAACCCGGTCACGTTCTCGGTCGTTTCTGGCCCGGCTACGATCTCCGGGAGCCAACTGACAACGACCGGCGTCGGAACCGTCGTCGTTCAGGCGGACGAAGCCGGCGGTGGCCCGTACACCGCGGCCCCTCCGGTCCAGCAAACGCTGGTCGTCAACCAGGCGTCGCAGACGATCGCGTTCACGCTCCCGTCCAGCACCGTCGATCTCGGCGTTTCGCCGATCGACTTGAGCAGCGCCGCAACGGGTGGCGCTTCCGGCAACCCGGTCACGTATTCGGTCGTTTCGGGGCCGGGGACGATCTCCGGAAACACCCTGACGGTAAACGGAACGGGCTCGATCGTCGTGGAAGCGGATCAGGCGGGCAATACCAACTACGCGGCGGCCACGCCGGTCCAACAAACCCTGACCGTCCAGGCGTCGGGCACACTCCTGCCTCAGACAATCACCTTCAGCCTGTCCAGCCCCGTGACAACGGCCGCCAGCCCGATCACGTTGAGCGCCACGGGCGGCGCGTCGGCAGAACCTGTCACCTTCTCGGTCGTCTCCGGCCCAGCTACAGTATCCGGCAACCAGCTGACGCTGACCGGAACCGGCAGTGTGGTGGTCGAGGCCGACCAAGCCGGCGACGGCACCACCTACGCGGCTGCCACCCCGGTCCAGCAGACCCTGGTCGTCAATCCCGCGCCGGCCATCGTAAGCTCGATCCCCACGGTTCCCACCAGCTCTCCGGCAGTGACACTTGCCGACGGGACGCGGTACAACGACGTCCAGGTCGGGTCGGGAACGGCGGTCGCCGCCGGCGCCCAGGTCACGGTTTACTACACGGGCTGGCTCGCCTCGAACGGCACCGAATTCGACAGCAACGTCACGGCGGGCGTCGAATCCGGCAACCCAAAGACGACGCAATTCACTCTGACCACGGGGAGCGGCGGCGTCATCCAAGGCTTCATCGACGGGATCGTCGGGATGCAGCCGGGCGGCATTCGCGACATTTACATGCCGGCCGCCAATGCTTACGGCTCGACCGGCTCCGGTTCGAGCATCCCGCCGAACTCGGACCTCGTGTTCGAAGTGCAACTCGTTTCGTCGCCATGA
- a CDS encoding SDR family oxidoreductase — protein sequence MSNLSGKVAVVTGGGSGVGKAVAALFLKQGAKVVIAGRDAAKLQAAAAELAGGDSLRAVPTDVTDAAQCQTLIQKATEAFGRVDILVNNAGTNIKARTFRELTPDSWDKMIRANMDGAFYCTRAVLTQMLERRDGVIVNVVSVAGKRANPLGGAAYVAAKFGMGAIGLVLANEEKDSGVRVSNIYPGEIDTPILAQRPRPVTDDQRATILKPEDVAEAVAFVAALPARVSIPELVIKPTVQQYF from the coding sequence ATGAGCAACTTGTCCGGAAAGGTGGCGGTCGTCACCGGCGGGGGGTCCGGCGTGGGCAAGGCGGTCGCCGCACTCTTCCTTAAACAAGGGGCCAAAGTCGTGATCGCCGGCCGGGATGCGGCGAAACTGCAGGCCGCGGCCGCCGAACTCGCGGGCGGCGACAGCCTCCGCGCGGTCCCGACCGACGTGACCGACGCCGCTCAGTGCCAGACGTTGATTCAGAAAGCGACCGAGGCGTTCGGCCGGGTCGACATCCTCGTGAATAACGCCGGGACGAACATCAAGGCCCGGACGTTCCGCGAGCTGACGCCGGACTCGTGGGACAAGATGATTCGGGCCAACATGGACGGGGCGTTTTACTGCACGCGGGCCGTCCTCACCCAAATGCTCGAACGGCGCGACGGCGTGATCGTGAACGTCGTGTCGGTCGCCGGCAAGCGGGCAAACCCGCTCGGTGGGGCGGCTTACGTGGCGGCAAAGTTCGGGATGGGTGCGATCGGGTTGGTGTTGGCCAACGAAGAGAAAGACAGTGGCGTCCGGGTCAGCAACATTTACCCGGGCGAGATCGACACGCCAATCCTCGCCCAACGCCCGCGGCCCGTCACCGACGACCAGCGCGCAACCATATTGAAGCCGGAAGACGTGGCGGAAGCCGTGGCGTTCGTGGCCGCTTTACCGGCCCGGGTTTCGATCCCCGAACTGGTCATCAAGCCGACGGTCCAGCAATATTTTTAG